In Polypterus senegalus isolate Bchr_013 chromosome 12, ASM1683550v1, whole genome shotgun sequence, the following are encoded in one genomic region:
- the fam174b gene encoding membrane protein FAM174B: MHKLLIMSAFVLLGAWLATGELGLDTSTVTSNSSESQPPDPGVLSGDSNSTTPYNVGLKISSIIKDLPTLKNIVIFVCGFTAFLITCLVVKVFRSGKKRRKTRKYDLITTPAERVEMAPLNEDNEDDEDSTLFDVKYR; this comes from the exons ATGCACAAGTTGCTGATAATGTCAGCGTTTGTACTGCTAGGTGCGTGGCTTGCAACTGGCGAACTGGGCTTGGACACCTCTACAGTTACTAGTAACTCGTCGGAGTCTCAGCCGCCGGACCCGGGAGTCCTGTCCGGTGATTCCAACTCCACCACACCGTACAACGTCGGCCTCAAGATCTCCTCCATTATCAAGGACCTACCTACTTTGAAAAACATCGTCATATTCGTGTGCGGCTTTACCGCTTTTCTCATCACCTGCTTGGTGGTTAAGGTGTTCAG atctggaaaaaaaagaagaaagactcGCAAATATGATCTCATTACTACACCAGCTGAAAGGGTGGAAATGGCTCCATTAAATGAAGATAATGAGGATGATGAGGATTCAACGCTCTTTGATGTGAAGTACAG